The DNA sequence TCATCAAAGCCAGCTGAAATTCGTATTCGAAATCAGTCATGGCCCGCAAGCCTCTGATCAGCGCAATAGCTTCGCATTCACGCGCAAAATCCACAGTCAGACCGCCAAAAGACATGACTTCAACATTTTCCATATCGCTGGTTTCGCATCTCAACAGCTTCTGTCTTTCTTCCAAGGAAAAAAGCGTCTGTTTGTTACTTTCGGAAGCTACCGCCACAATGACACGGTCAAAAAGATAAATGGCTCTATGCAGGATATCAAGGTGTCCATTGGTTACTGGATCGAATGTCCCCGGGTATATTGCAGTTCGCACAAAAAATCTCCTTCAGTCTAGAAAATATCTTAGTGTCATAAAATCTATTTATGGGATTCGCCTCAAAGTAGCAATATCCTGCCTCTTCCAACAAATTATTATTGCCATCTTACCTGATCTTTTCCCAAAAGCGCAATAAGCGCCCTGTCAAGCTCTTCAGATGGCCTGACAAAATAATTTGGACTTATCTCAAAGGTCTTCTTATTATCCTGGCAAAAGAAATAGACAGGATGCGTTCCGCGAAATGCCCCAAGGACCGCCAGGATCTTATCGGTCAGCTCCGTATCCTGATTGCTTGGAATCTTCAGAAACAATTTATCCGGTTTGACGCTGTATTCCTCGATCGGCAGAACTTTTTCAGCAAATATTTTCTTCTCATCTTCATTCACATAATAACGGCCGTGAACAACCACAATATGG is a window from the Dehalobacter sp. DCA genome containing:
- the coaD gene encoding pantetheine-phosphate adenylyltransferase; the protein is MRTAIYPGTFDPVTNGHLDILHRAIYLFDRVIVAVASESNKQTLFSLEERQKLLRCETSDMENVEVMSFGGLTVDFARECEAIALIRGLRAMTDFEYEFQLALMNKKLAPDIETVFLMTKSEYSFISSSSIKSAASLQGDVSGLVPPNVEKAMIQKYNKMV